From Lonchura striata isolate bLonStr1 chromosome 31, bLonStr1.mat, whole genome shotgun sequence, one genomic window encodes:
- the LOC144247688 gene encoding olfactory receptor 14J1-like produces MSNSSSISPFLLLALADMRQLQLLHFCLFLGISLAALLGPGLIISAVACGHHLHTPMFFFLLNLALSHLGSICTTVPKALHNSLWDTRNISYTGCAAQLFFFLFFLGSEFSLLTIMCYDRYVSICKPLHYGTLLGSRACTHMAAAAWASAFLNALMHTANTFSLPLCHGNALGQFFCEIPEILKLSCSKSYLRELGLIAVGACLGFGCFVFIVFSYVQIFRAVLRIPSEQGWHKAFSTCLPHLAVVSLLVSTATFAYLKPPSIFSPSLDLSVSVLHSVVPPALNPLIYNLRNQELKAAVRKLMTGWFQKH; encoded by the coding sequence atgtccaacagcagctccatcagccccttcctcctgctggcactggcagacatgcggcagctgcagctcctgcacttctgcctcttcctgggcatctccctggctgccctcctgggccccggcctcatcatcagcgccgtagcctgcggccaccacctgcacacgcccatgttcttcttcctgctcaacctggccctcagccacctgggctccatctgcaccactgtccccaaagccctgcacaattccctctgggacaccaggaacatctcctacacgggatgtgctgcacagctctttttctttctgttcttccttggatcagagttttccctcctgaccatcatgtgctacgaccgctacgtgtccatctgcaaacccctgcactacgggaccctcctgggcagcagagcttgtacccacatggcagcagctgcctgggccagtgcctttctcaatgctctgatgcatacagccaatacattttccctgcccctgtgccatggcaatgccctgggccagttcttctgtgaaatcccagagatcctcaagctctcctgctccaaatcttatctcagggaacttgggctcattGCAGTTGGTGCCTGTTTAGGATTtggatgttttgtgttcattgttttctcctatgtgcagatcttcagggctgtgctgaggatcccctctgagcagggatggcacaaagccttttccacctgcctccctcacctggccgtggtctctcTGTTGGTCAGCACTGCCACATTTGcctacctgaagcccccctccatcttctccccatccctggatctgtcaGTGTCAGTTCTGCACTCGGTGgttcctccagccctgaaccccctcatctacaacctgaggaaccaggagctcaaggctgcagtgaggaaactgatgactggatggtttcagaaacattaa